CGCATCGGCCACCAGGGCATTGGTCTTTTCGTCACGGCCCTGGACGCGCTCGGCGTATTCCTCGCGCGTGAGACCGGAGGCTTCGTAGGCGACGACGATACGGTTGCGCAGCTTGGGCGTCAGGTCTTCCTGCGTGCGCTGCTGGCGGCGGCGGAAGACTTCGATCAGCGCGTGGTGCACATGCTCGGGCAGCGTGGCTTCCACGGGCTGACCGCTCAGGTCATGGCGCTGCTGACCGCTGGCCATGGCCGCCAGATAGCGACCGGAGCGGGTGTGCTGCTGCAGCGCGCTCTTGAGTGCGTCCTTGTCCAGCTCCGGGTGGGCGGCCAGCAGGTCTTCAAAAATGCCGCGCTTGAAGGGCAGCAACTGCTCGCCGAACAGGGCTGGGTGCCACTGCGCCAGCTGCTCCAGCAAGGGGTGTTGCGGGCGTGCGGCCTGCGGGGTGGCTTTGGCGGCAGGAGCCGGGTTCTGGCGGCCACGGCCGCCTCGGCGCGAGCGTGAGCCGGGCTGCGAGTCCTGCACGCTGTGCTGCGATGCCGCTTGCGTGGCTTTCTGCTCTTGTGATTCAGACACGATTTCAGTCATGGCAAAGCCCGTGGGCCTGGGAAAACAAAACCCCCAATCATGCCAGCATTGCAAACTGCAGTGGCATGCGGGGGTGTCAGCCGGTGGCCAGCGCCTGATCCAGCAGCTCCACCCAGTGCATGACCGGGACCTCGGTGCCGTTTTGCAGATGGACGATACAGCCCATATTGGCCGAGAGAATCGCCGCCGGCTTTTCGGGCGCGAACGGCTCGTCCAGTGCTGCGATCTTGCGGTCTCGCAACTGGTGCGAGATGTCGGGCTGCAGCACCGAGTAGGTGCCGGCAGAGCCGCAGCACAGATGGGATTCGGTGCGCGCCACGCGCAGATCGAAGCCCAGCTCGCGCAGGCCCGCCTCCACGCCGCCACGCAGTTTCTGCCCATGCTGCAGCGTGCAGGGCGGGTGGTAGGCCACGGGGGCCCGGGGCGCGGTGATGCGGTCCTTGAGCTTGTCCACCAGCTCGGGCAGCATGTCGGGCAGCAATTC
This DNA window, taken from Comamonas testosteroni TK102, encodes the following:
- a CDS encoding ProQ/FinO family protein, with amino-acid sequence MTEIVSESQEQKATQAASQHSVQDSQPGSRSRRGGRGRQNPAPAAKATPQAARPQHPLLEQLAQWHPALFGEQLLPFKRGIFEDLLAAHPELDKDALKSALQQHTRSGRYLAAMASGQQRHDLSGQPVEATLPEHVHHALIEVFRRRQQRTQEDLTPKLRNRIVVAYEASGLTREEYAERVQGRDEKTNALVADALAEADARAAKDEALLRSFELSGQTSEQEFAEMYGMNPRQVAQQLERARRRQQNIQ